The following proteins come from a genomic window of Lycium ferocissimum isolate CSIRO_LF1 chromosome 4, AGI_CSIRO_Lferr_CH_V1, whole genome shotgun sequence:
- the LOC132053029 gene encoding uncharacterized protein LOC132053029 isoform X3 — MKRRFKSANKRLPKTLTSSIGAFTQPQVLNDDRFDLSNAKKARSPDNKADPLPNVGRVALSKKYQTACNPRSDMPKTSEYAFFKKLKKDIGHSNSDLLHRGSNLSKITQPSNCISDRPRTYNVPQCPDKDLKIPIQVEKEYQTNECQSFSPVDGVIGISKEAKLKSFSLPTAVTPVDSNLRLSPLAGSQNSGNGIFAAKRQKLCERANKLFLDVEKLNSERSTRFDLVSALLSRLFHGRKEDEDLWDSQFRKGKNASASSLAYAKPDHAKTRPHSRHIEDVTVPEYKMSQRDCCPSNFFGRPKKRVPLELDNFTSAVNLIDYDLETGLHYKVLDNSQISNNKITISLWDQSDSLPSLSFDRHGLADHFLPDRLHSANIPVSRGAQNLFLDWDFNEEKNDPVLAITTIGGNKLCSPIATSRHIDYQQSTEKTLDALALCSSSLFANSGYSDALPYFCSTKFQQKLFPTDVCSMDFGTILEHEEYEVARMDQFDLPLLCNSEQDPLEGRNPENQFEIGNEIVPYLSHHEKNHCDSDAFLPMALDTFGWKFFSATSSPLQRGLSTYHALRLPHREDAIGLTQEEIKNSLYGSNPRDIAPQSVEQALNSDVWFSCNSEVACDKASGGSLLLDNASWITSVEEISPDHSDEWIYI; from the exons ATGAAGCGAAGATTCAAATCTGCTAATAAACGTCTACCAAAAACCCTAACCTCTTCAATTGGAGCTTTCACTCAACCTCAGGTCCTAAATGATGATCGATTCG ATTTGAGCAACGCCAAAAAGGCCAGGTCCCCAGATAACAAAGCAGATCCTCTTCCAAATGTTGGAAGAGTTGCATTATCCAAAAAATATCAGACAGCTTGCAACCCCAGAT CCGATATGCCCAAAACTTCAGAGTATGCTTTCTTCAAGAAGTTGAAAAAGGATATTGGCCATAGTAATTCAGATCTTCTCCACAGAGGGAGTAATCTATCAAAGATCACTCAACCTAGTAATTGCATCTCAG ACAGACCGAGAACATACAACGTGCCGCAGTGCCCGGATAAGGACCTTAAAATCCCAATTCAAGTAGAAAAAGAATATCAGACTAATGAATGCCAGTCCTTTTCACCTGTTGATGGTGTCATAG GCATATCTAAGGAGGCAAAACTTAAGTCTTTTTCACTCCCTACTGCAGTGACTCCTGTAGATTCAAATTTGAGGCTGTCACCCCTTGCAG GGAGCCAAAACTCTGGTAATGGGATTTTTGCTGCAAAGAGGCAGAAACTATGTGAGCGGGCAAATAAACTGTTTCTTGACGTCGAGAAACTCAATTCTGAAAGGTCAACCAG GTTTGATTTGGTTTCTGCACTTCTCAGCCGGCTGTTCCATGGAAGGAAGGAGGATGAA GATCTCTGGGATTCACAGTTCAGGAAAGGGAAAAATGCAAGTGCTAGCTCACTTGCATATGCTAAGCCAGATCATGCAAAGACACGACCTCATTCAAGGCACATAGAAGATGTTACAGTACCAGAATATAAGATGAGCCAGAGAGATTGCTGTCCCAGTAATTTCTTTGGTAGGCCAAAGAAGAGAGTTCCCCTAGAGTTGGATAACTTCACTTCTGCCGTTAATCTCATTGACTATGACTTGGAAACTGGTTTGCACTACAAAGTTTTAGATAATAGTCAAATTTCAAATAACAAAATAACTATAAGTTTGTGGGATCAGAGTGATTCATTGCCTTCATTATCCTTTGACCGGCATGGGCTTGCTGATCATTTCCTACCGGATAGACTTcatagtgcaaatatacctgTAAGTAGAGGAGCACAAAACTTGTTCTTAGATTGGGATTTCAATGAGGAGAAAAATGATCCTGTATTAGCTATTACTACAATCGGAGGGAATAAATTGTGTTCACCAATAGCCACCTCACGGCACATTGATTACCAGCAGAGTACAGAAAAGACGCTTGATGCGCTGGCATTGTGTTCATCCTCTTTATTTGCGAACTCTGGATATTCTGATGCGCTGCCATATTTTTGTTCAACAAAATTTCAGCAGAAACTCTTCCCAACTGATGTCTGCTCCATGGATTTTGGAACGATTCTTGAACATGAGGAATATGAAGTTGCAAGAATGGACCAGTTTGATCTACCCTTGCTATGTAACTCAGAGCAAGATCCTCTGGAAGGTCGTAATCCTGAGAATCAATTTGAAATTGGCAATGAAATCGTCCCCTATCTAAGTCATCATGAGAAGAATCATTGTGATTCTGATGCCTTCTTGCCAATGGCCTTGGATACTTTCGGCTGGAAGTTCTTTTCAGCAACCAGTTCCCCGTTGCAGAGGGGTTTATCTACTTATCATGCTCTAAGACTGCCTCATAGAGAAGATGCAATTGGTCTAACACAAGAGGAGATCAAAAACAGCTTGTATGGTTCAAACCCAAGAGATATTGCTCCTCAATCAGTTGAACAGGCACTCAACTCTGACGTCTGGTTCTCTTGCAACTCTGAAGTAGCATGTGACAAAGCAAGTGGTGGATCTCTATTACTTGATAATGCAAGCTGGATTACATCTGTTGAAGAAATTTCTCCTGATCATTCTGATGAATGGATATACATCTGA
- the LOC132053029 gene encoding uncharacterized protein LOC132053029 isoform X6: MKRRFKSANKRLPKTLTSSIGAFTQPQVLNDDRFDLSNAKKARSPDNKADPLPNVGRVALSKKYQTACNPRSDMPKTSEYAFFKKLKKDIGHSNSDLLHRGSNLSKITQPSNCISDRPRTYNVPQCPDKDLKIPIQVEKEYQTNECQSFSPVDGVIGISKEAKLKSFSLPTAVTPVDSNLRLSPLAGPSNNLGSQNSGNGIFAAKRQKLCERANKLFLDVEKLNSESRLFHGRKEDEDLWDSQFRKGKNASASSLAYAKPDHAKTRPHSRHIEDVTVPEYKMSQRDCCPSNFFGRPKKRVPLELDNFTSAVNLIDYDLETGLHYKVLDNSQISNNKITISLWDQSDSLPSLSFDRHGLADHFLPDRLHSANIPVSRGAQNLFLDWDFNEEKNDPVLAITTIGGNKLCSPIATSRHIDYQQSTEKTLDALALCSSSLFANSGYSDALPYFCSTKFQQKLFPTDVCSMDFGTILEHEEYEVARMDQFDLPLLCNSEQDPLEGRNPENQFEIGNEIVPYLSHHEKNHCDSDAFLPMALDTFGWKFFSATSSPLQRGLSTYHALRLPHREDAIGLTQEEIKNSLYGSNPRDIAPQSVEQALNSDVWFSCNSEVACDKASGGSLLLDNASWITSVEEISPDHSDEWIYI; this comes from the exons ATGAAGCGAAGATTCAAATCTGCTAATAAACGTCTACCAAAAACCCTAACCTCTTCAATTGGAGCTTTCACTCAACCTCAGGTCCTAAATGATGATCGATTCG ATTTGAGCAACGCCAAAAAGGCCAGGTCCCCAGATAACAAAGCAGATCCTCTTCCAAATGTTGGAAGAGTTGCATTATCCAAAAAATATCAGACAGCTTGCAACCCCAGAT CCGATATGCCCAAAACTTCAGAGTATGCTTTCTTCAAGAAGTTGAAAAAGGATATTGGCCATAGTAATTCAGATCTTCTCCACAGAGGGAGTAATCTATCAAAGATCACTCAACCTAGTAATTGCATCTCAG ACAGACCGAGAACATACAACGTGCCGCAGTGCCCGGATAAGGACCTTAAAATCCCAATTCAAGTAGAAAAAGAATATCAGACTAATGAATGCCAGTCCTTTTCACCTGTTGATGGTGTCATAG GCATATCTAAGGAGGCAAAACTTAAGTCTTTTTCACTCCCTACTGCAGTGACTCCTGTAGATTCAAATTTGAGGCTGTCACCCCTTGCAGGTCCATCAAATAATTTAG GGAGCCAAAACTCTGGTAATGGGATTTTTGCTGCAAAGAGGCAGAAACTATGTGAGCGGGCAAATAAACTGTTTCTTGACGTCGAGAAACTCAATTCTGAAAG CCGGCTGTTCCATGGAAGGAAGGAGGATGAA GATCTCTGGGATTCACAGTTCAGGAAAGGGAAAAATGCAAGTGCTAGCTCACTTGCATATGCTAAGCCAGATCATGCAAAGACACGACCTCATTCAAGGCACATAGAAGATGTTACAGTACCAGAATATAAGATGAGCCAGAGAGATTGCTGTCCCAGTAATTTCTTTGGTAGGCCAAAGAAGAGAGTTCCCCTAGAGTTGGATAACTTCACTTCTGCCGTTAATCTCATTGACTATGACTTGGAAACTGGTTTGCACTACAAAGTTTTAGATAATAGTCAAATTTCAAATAACAAAATAACTATAAGTTTGTGGGATCAGAGTGATTCATTGCCTTCATTATCCTTTGACCGGCATGGGCTTGCTGATCATTTCCTACCGGATAGACTTcatagtgcaaatatacctgTAAGTAGAGGAGCACAAAACTTGTTCTTAGATTGGGATTTCAATGAGGAGAAAAATGATCCTGTATTAGCTATTACTACAATCGGAGGGAATAAATTGTGTTCACCAATAGCCACCTCACGGCACATTGATTACCAGCAGAGTACAGAAAAGACGCTTGATGCGCTGGCATTGTGTTCATCCTCTTTATTTGCGAACTCTGGATATTCTGATGCGCTGCCATATTTTTGTTCAACAAAATTTCAGCAGAAACTCTTCCCAACTGATGTCTGCTCCATGGATTTTGGAACGATTCTTGAACATGAGGAATATGAAGTTGCAAGAATGGACCAGTTTGATCTACCCTTGCTATGTAACTCAGAGCAAGATCCTCTGGAAGGTCGTAATCCTGAGAATCAATTTGAAATTGGCAATGAAATCGTCCCCTATCTAAGTCATCATGAGAAGAATCATTGTGATTCTGATGCCTTCTTGCCAATGGCCTTGGATACTTTCGGCTGGAAGTTCTTTTCAGCAACCAGTTCCCCGTTGCAGAGGGGTTTATCTACTTATCATGCTCTAAGACTGCCTCATAGAGAAGATGCAATTGGTCTAACACAAGAGGAGATCAAAAACAGCTTGTATGGTTCAAACCCAAGAGATATTGCTCCTCAATCAGTTGAACAGGCACTCAACTCTGACGTCTGGTTCTCTTGCAACTCTGAAGTAGCATGTGACAAAGCAAGTGGTGGATCTCTATTACTTGATAATGCAAGCTGGATTACATCTGTTGAAGAAATTTCTCCTGATCATTCTGATGAATGGATATACATCTGA
- the LOC132053029 gene encoding uncharacterized protein LOC132053029 isoform X9 translates to MMIDSHFLLLDLSNAKKARSPDNKADPLPNVGRVALSKKYQTACNPRSDMPKTSEYAFFKKLKKDIGHSNSDLLHRGSNLSKITQPSNCISDRPRTYNVPQCPDKDLKIPIQVEKEYQTNECQSFSPVDGVIGISKEAKLKSFSLPTAVTPVDSNLRLSPLAGPSNNLGSQNSGNGIFAAKRQKLCERANKLFLDVEKLNSERSTRFDLVSALLSRLFHGRKEDEDLWDSQFRKGKNASASSLAYAKPDHAKTRPHSRHIEDVTVPEYKMSQRDCCPSNFFGRPKKRVPLELDNFTSAVNLIDYDLETGLHYKVLDNSQISNNKITISLWDQSDSLPSLSFDRHGLADHFLPDRLHSANIPVSRGAQNLFLDWDFNEEKNDPVLAITTIGGNKLCSPIATSRHIDYQQSTEKTLDALALCSSSLFANSGYSDALPYFCSTKFQQKLFPTDVCSMDFGTILEHEEYEVARMDQFDLPLLCNSEQDPLEGRNPENQFEIGNEIVPYLSHHEKNHCDSDAFLPMALDTFGWKFFSATSSPLQRGLSTYHALRLPHREDAIGLTQEEIKNSLYGSNPRDIAPQSVEQALNSDVWFSCNSEVACDKASGGSLLLDNASWITSVEEISPDHSDEWIYI, encoded by the exons ATGATGATCGATTCG CATTTTTTATTGTTAGATTTGAGCAACGCCAAAAAGGCCAGGTCCCCAGATAACAAAGCAGATCCTCTTCCAAATGTTGGAAGAGTTGCATTATCCAAAAAATATCAGACAGCTTGCAACCCCAGAT CCGATATGCCCAAAACTTCAGAGTATGCTTTCTTCAAGAAGTTGAAAAAGGATATTGGCCATAGTAATTCAGATCTTCTCCACAGAGGGAGTAATCTATCAAAGATCACTCAACCTAGTAATTGCATCTCAG ACAGACCGAGAACATACAACGTGCCGCAGTGCCCGGATAAGGACCTTAAAATCCCAATTCAAGTAGAAAAAGAATATCAGACTAATGAATGCCAGTCCTTTTCACCTGTTGATGGTGTCATAG GCATATCTAAGGAGGCAAAACTTAAGTCTTTTTCACTCCCTACTGCAGTGACTCCTGTAGATTCAAATTTGAGGCTGTCACCCCTTGCAGGTCCATCAAATAATTTAG GGAGCCAAAACTCTGGTAATGGGATTTTTGCTGCAAAGAGGCAGAAACTATGTGAGCGGGCAAATAAACTGTTTCTTGACGTCGAGAAACTCAATTCTGAAAGGTCAACCAG GTTTGATTTGGTTTCTGCACTTCTCAGCCGGCTGTTCCATGGAAGGAAGGAGGATGAA GATCTCTGGGATTCACAGTTCAGGAAAGGGAAAAATGCAAGTGCTAGCTCACTTGCATATGCTAAGCCAGATCATGCAAAGACACGACCTCATTCAAGGCACATAGAAGATGTTACAGTACCAGAATATAAGATGAGCCAGAGAGATTGCTGTCCCAGTAATTTCTTTGGTAGGCCAAAGAAGAGAGTTCCCCTAGAGTTGGATAACTTCACTTCTGCCGTTAATCTCATTGACTATGACTTGGAAACTGGTTTGCACTACAAAGTTTTAGATAATAGTCAAATTTCAAATAACAAAATAACTATAAGTTTGTGGGATCAGAGTGATTCATTGCCTTCATTATCCTTTGACCGGCATGGGCTTGCTGATCATTTCCTACCGGATAGACTTcatagtgcaaatatacctgTAAGTAGAGGAGCACAAAACTTGTTCTTAGATTGGGATTTCAATGAGGAGAAAAATGATCCTGTATTAGCTATTACTACAATCGGAGGGAATAAATTGTGTTCACCAATAGCCACCTCACGGCACATTGATTACCAGCAGAGTACAGAAAAGACGCTTGATGCGCTGGCATTGTGTTCATCCTCTTTATTTGCGAACTCTGGATATTCTGATGCGCTGCCATATTTTTGTTCAACAAAATTTCAGCAGAAACTCTTCCCAACTGATGTCTGCTCCATGGATTTTGGAACGATTCTTGAACATGAGGAATATGAAGTTGCAAGAATGGACCAGTTTGATCTACCCTTGCTATGTAACTCAGAGCAAGATCCTCTGGAAGGTCGTAATCCTGAGAATCAATTTGAAATTGGCAATGAAATCGTCCCCTATCTAAGTCATCATGAGAAGAATCATTGTGATTCTGATGCCTTCTTGCCAATGGCCTTGGATACTTTCGGCTGGAAGTTCTTTTCAGCAACCAGTTCCCCGTTGCAGAGGGGTTTATCTACTTATCATGCTCTAAGACTGCCTCATAGAGAAGATGCAATTGGTCTAACACAAGAGGAGATCAAAAACAGCTTGTATGGTTCAAACCCAAGAGATATTGCTCCTCAATCAGTTGAACAGGCACTCAACTCTGACGTCTGGTTCTCTTGCAACTCTGAAGTAGCATGTGACAAAGCAAGTGGTGGATCTCTATTACTTGATAATGCAAGCTGGATTACATCTGTTGAAGAAATTTCTCCTGATCATTCTGATGAATGGATATACATCTGA
- the LOC132053029 gene encoding uncharacterized protein LOC132053029 isoform X5 — translation MKRRFKSANKRLPKTLTSSIGAFTQPQVLNDDRFDLSNAKKARSPDNKADPLPNVGRVALSKKYQTACNPRSDMPKTSEYAFFKKLKKDIGHSNSDLLHRGSNLSKITQPSNCISDRPRTYNVPQCPDKDLKIPIQVEKEYQTNECQSFSPVDGVIGISKEAKLKSFSLPTAVTPVDSNLRLSPLAGPSNNLGSQNSGNGIFAAKRQKLCERANKLFLDVEKLNSERSTSRLFHGRKEDEDLWDSQFRKGKNASASSLAYAKPDHAKTRPHSRHIEDVTVPEYKMSQRDCCPSNFFGRPKKRVPLELDNFTSAVNLIDYDLETGLHYKVLDNSQISNNKITISLWDQSDSLPSLSFDRHGLADHFLPDRLHSANIPVSRGAQNLFLDWDFNEEKNDPVLAITTIGGNKLCSPIATSRHIDYQQSTEKTLDALALCSSSLFANSGYSDALPYFCSTKFQQKLFPTDVCSMDFGTILEHEEYEVARMDQFDLPLLCNSEQDPLEGRNPENQFEIGNEIVPYLSHHEKNHCDSDAFLPMALDTFGWKFFSATSSPLQRGLSTYHALRLPHREDAIGLTQEEIKNSLYGSNPRDIAPQSVEQALNSDVWFSCNSEVACDKASGGSLLLDNASWITSVEEISPDHSDEWIYI, via the exons ATGAAGCGAAGATTCAAATCTGCTAATAAACGTCTACCAAAAACCCTAACCTCTTCAATTGGAGCTTTCACTCAACCTCAGGTCCTAAATGATGATCGATTCG ATTTGAGCAACGCCAAAAAGGCCAGGTCCCCAGATAACAAAGCAGATCCTCTTCCAAATGTTGGAAGAGTTGCATTATCCAAAAAATATCAGACAGCTTGCAACCCCAGAT CCGATATGCCCAAAACTTCAGAGTATGCTTTCTTCAAGAAGTTGAAAAAGGATATTGGCCATAGTAATTCAGATCTTCTCCACAGAGGGAGTAATCTATCAAAGATCACTCAACCTAGTAATTGCATCTCAG ACAGACCGAGAACATACAACGTGCCGCAGTGCCCGGATAAGGACCTTAAAATCCCAATTCAAGTAGAAAAAGAATATCAGACTAATGAATGCCAGTCCTTTTCACCTGTTGATGGTGTCATAG GCATATCTAAGGAGGCAAAACTTAAGTCTTTTTCACTCCCTACTGCAGTGACTCCTGTAGATTCAAATTTGAGGCTGTCACCCCTTGCAGGTCCATCAAATAATTTAG GGAGCCAAAACTCTGGTAATGGGATTTTTGCTGCAAAGAGGCAGAAACTATGTGAGCGGGCAAATAAACTGTTTCTTGACGTCGAGAAACTCAATTCTGAAAGGTCAACCAG CCGGCTGTTCCATGGAAGGAAGGAGGATGAA GATCTCTGGGATTCACAGTTCAGGAAAGGGAAAAATGCAAGTGCTAGCTCACTTGCATATGCTAAGCCAGATCATGCAAAGACACGACCTCATTCAAGGCACATAGAAGATGTTACAGTACCAGAATATAAGATGAGCCAGAGAGATTGCTGTCCCAGTAATTTCTTTGGTAGGCCAAAGAAGAGAGTTCCCCTAGAGTTGGATAACTTCACTTCTGCCGTTAATCTCATTGACTATGACTTGGAAACTGGTTTGCACTACAAAGTTTTAGATAATAGTCAAATTTCAAATAACAAAATAACTATAAGTTTGTGGGATCAGAGTGATTCATTGCCTTCATTATCCTTTGACCGGCATGGGCTTGCTGATCATTTCCTACCGGATAGACTTcatagtgcaaatatacctgTAAGTAGAGGAGCACAAAACTTGTTCTTAGATTGGGATTTCAATGAGGAGAAAAATGATCCTGTATTAGCTATTACTACAATCGGAGGGAATAAATTGTGTTCACCAATAGCCACCTCACGGCACATTGATTACCAGCAGAGTACAGAAAAGACGCTTGATGCGCTGGCATTGTGTTCATCCTCTTTATTTGCGAACTCTGGATATTCTGATGCGCTGCCATATTTTTGTTCAACAAAATTTCAGCAGAAACTCTTCCCAACTGATGTCTGCTCCATGGATTTTGGAACGATTCTTGAACATGAGGAATATGAAGTTGCAAGAATGGACCAGTTTGATCTACCCTTGCTATGTAACTCAGAGCAAGATCCTCTGGAAGGTCGTAATCCTGAGAATCAATTTGAAATTGGCAATGAAATCGTCCCCTATCTAAGTCATCATGAGAAGAATCATTGTGATTCTGATGCCTTCTTGCCAATGGCCTTGGATACTTTCGGCTGGAAGTTCTTTTCAGCAACCAGTTCCCCGTTGCAGAGGGGTTTATCTACTTATCATGCTCTAAGACTGCCTCATAGAGAAGATGCAATTGGTCTAACACAAGAGGAGATCAAAAACAGCTTGTATGGTTCAAACCCAAGAGATATTGCTCCTCAATCAGTTGAACAGGCACTCAACTCTGACGTCTGGTTCTCTTGCAACTCTGAAGTAGCATGTGACAAAGCAAGTGGTGGATCTCTATTACTTGATAATGCAAGCTGGATTACATCTGTTGAAGAAATTTCTCCTGATCATTCTGATGAATGGATATACATCTGA
- the LOC132053029 gene encoding uncharacterized protein LOC132053029 isoform X1, which produces MKRRFKSANKRLPKTLTSSIGAFTQPQVLNDDRFDLSNAKKARSPDNKADPLPNVGRVALSKKYQTACNPRSDMPKTSEYAFFKKLKKDIGHSNSDLLHRGSNLSKITQPSNCISDRPRTYNVPQCPDKDLKIPIQVEKEYQTNECQSFSPVDGVIGISKEAKLKSFSLPTAVTPVDSNLRLSPLAGPSNNLGSQNSGNGIFAAKRQKLCERANKLFLDVEKLNSERSTRFDLVSALLSRLFHGRKEDEDLWDSQFRKGKNASASSLAYAKPDHAKTRPHSRHIEDVTVPEYKMSQRDCCPSNFFGRPKKRVPLELDNFTSAVNLIDYDLETGLHYKVLDNSQISNNKITISLWDQSDSLPSLSFDRHGLADHFLPDRLHSANIPVSRGAQNLFLDWDFNEEKNDPVLAITTIGGNKLCSPIATSRHIDYQQSTEKTLDALALCSSSLFANSGYSDALPYFCSTKFQQKLFPTDVCSMDFGTILEHEEYEVARMDQFDLPLLCNSEQDPLEGRNPENQFEIGNEIVPYLSHHEKNHCDSDAFLPMALDTFGWKFFSATSSPLQRGLSTYHALRLPHREDAIGLTQEEIKNSLYGSNPRDIAPQSVEQALNSDVWFSCNSEVACDKASGGSLLLDNASWITSVEEISPDHSDEWIYI; this is translated from the exons ATGAAGCGAAGATTCAAATCTGCTAATAAACGTCTACCAAAAACCCTAACCTCTTCAATTGGAGCTTTCACTCAACCTCAGGTCCTAAATGATGATCGATTCG ATTTGAGCAACGCCAAAAAGGCCAGGTCCCCAGATAACAAAGCAGATCCTCTTCCAAATGTTGGAAGAGTTGCATTATCCAAAAAATATCAGACAGCTTGCAACCCCAGAT CCGATATGCCCAAAACTTCAGAGTATGCTTTCTTCAAGAAGTTGAAAAAGGATATTGGCCATAGTAATTCAGATCTTCTCCACAGAGGGAGTAATCTATCAAAGATCACTCAACCTAGTAATTGCATCTCAG ACAGACCGAGAACATACAACGTGCCGCAGTGCCCGGATAAGGACCTTAAAATCCCAATTCAAGTAGAAAAAGAATATCAGACTAATGAATGCCAGTCCTTTTCACCTGTTGATGGTGTCATAG GCATATCTAAGGAGGCAAAACTTAAGTCTTTTTCACTCCCTACTGCAGTGACTCCTGTAGATTCAAATTTGAGGCTGTCACCCCTTGCAGGTCCATCAAATAATTTAG GGAGCCAAAACTCTGGTAATGGGATTTTTGCTGCAAAGAGGCAGAAACTATGTGAGCGGGCAAATAAACTGTTTCTTGACGTCGAGAAACTCAATTCTGAAAGGTCAACCAG GTTTGATTTGGTTTCTGCACTTCTCAGCCGGCTGTTCCATGGAAGGAAGGAGGATGAA GATCTCTGGGATTCACAGTTCAGGAAAGGGAAAAATGCAAGTGCTAGCTCACTTGCATATGCTAAGCCAGATCATGCAAAGACACGACCTCATTCAAGGCACATAGAAGATGTTACAGTACCAGAATATAAGATGAGCCAGAGAGATTGCTGTCCCAGTAATTTCTTTGGTAGGCCAAAGAAGAGAGTTCCCCTAGAGTTGGATAACTTCACTTCTGCCGTTAATCTCATTGACTATGACTTGGAAACTGGTTTGCACTACAAAGTTTTAGATAATAGTCAAATTTCAAATAACAAAATAACTATAAGTTTGTGGGATCAGAGTGATTCATTGCCTTCATTATCCTTTGACCGGCATGGGCTTGCTGATCATTTCCTACCGGATAGACTTcatagtgcaaatatacctgTAAGTAGAGGAGCACAAAACTTGTTCTTAGATTGGGATTTCAATGAGGAGAAAAATGATCCTGTATTAGCTATTACTACAATCGGAGGGAATAAATTGTGTTCACCAATAGCCACCTCACGGCACATTGATTACCAGCAGAGTACAGAAAAGACGCTTGATGCGCTGGCATTGTGTTCATCCTCTTTATTTGCGAACTCTGGATATTCTGATGCGCTGCCATATTTTTGTTCAACAAAATTTCAGCAGAAACTCTTCCCAACTGATGTCTGCTCCATGGATTTTGGAACGATTCTTGAACATGAGGAATATGAAGTTGCAAGAATGGACCAGTTTGATCTACCCTTGCTATGTAACTCAGAGCAAGATCCTCTGGAAGGTCGTAATCCTGAGAATCAATTTGAAATTGGCAATGAAATCGTCCCCTATCTAAGTCATCATGAGAAGAATCATTGTGATTCTGATGCCTTCTTGCCAATGGCCTTGGATACTTTCGGCTGGAAGTTCTTTTCAGCAACCAGTTCCCCGTTGCAGAGGGGTTTATCTACTTATCATGCTCTAAGACTGCCTCATAGAGAAGATGCAATTGGTCTAACACAAGAGGAGATCAAAAACAGCTTGTATGGTTCAAACCCAAGAGATATTGCTCCTCAATCAGTTGAACAGGCACTCAACTCTGACGTCTGGTTCTCTTGCAACTCTGAAGTAGCATGTGACAAAGCAAGTGGTGGATCTCTATTACTTGATAATGCAAGCTGGATTACATCTGTTGAAGAAATTTCTCCTGATCATTCTGATGAATGGATATACATCTGA